The Catellatospora citrea DNA segment AGATGCGCACGACGCCCGGGTGGTTGATGCCCGCCATCGTCTTGGCCTCGGCGTGGAAGCGCTTGACGAAGCCCGGCTCCTCCAGCAGCGCCGAGAGCATGATCTTGATGGCGACGGTGCGGTCGAGCACGTCGTCGGTGCCCTTCCAGACGTCACCCATGCCGCCGGAGGCGATCCGCGAGTCGATGCGGTAGCGGCCGTTCAGCACGGTGCCAGGGGAGACCATCACTTGCCACCCTTGTCCTTGATCACGCCTTGCATGACCAGCCCGGCGATCCGGGCCGCTTCCCCGCTGCCGCCCTTGCCGGCGTCGTCCAGGATCACCGCGACCGCGGCGACCGGACGGCCGTCCTTCATCGCGAACCCGATGAACCAGCCGTCGGACCCGGCGTTGGCCTCCTCGTCGGCGGTGCCGGTGCCGGTCTTGCCACCGACCACGTACCCGTCGATCTGCGCCTTCTTGCCGGTGCCGTTCTCCACGACGCTGACCATCATCTCGCGCAGCTGCGCCGCCTCGCTCGCCGTGCAGCTGCGCCGCAGCTCCTTCGGGGCAGCGGCGTAGAGCCCGGTGGTGAGGTCCGGCCCGACCAGCCGCTCGACCAGGTAAGGCCGCATCTGCGAGCAGTCGTTGGCGATCGCCGCGGCGACCATCGCGTTCTGCAGCGGGGTCACCCGGACCTCGTTGAGGCCGATCGAGGAGATCGCGATGTTCGGCTTGTCGTCGCCGCCCGAGCTGGTGGTCAGCGGGCCGAGCACGCTTTCCGAGACGCGCAGGCCGCGATCGGTGGCCGACAGGTTGCCGACGCGCAGGCTGTTGTCGTAGAAGCCGAAGGCCCGCGCGGTGTCGTTGAGCCGCTGCGCGCCGAGTTCCACGCCGAGGCGGGCGAACGCCGTGTTGCAGGAGACGGTCAGCGCCTCCTTCAGCGTCATCTGCTCCTGGGGGCAGGTCGACGGCGTCGCGTTGCGGATGATGTGGCTGGTGCCCGGCGCCTGGTAGCCCGGACCGGCCTGCAGCGGCGTGTCGGGGTTCCGGTTGGCGGACAGCGCCGCGGCCGAGACCAGCACCTTGAACGTCGACGCCGGCGGGTAGGTCTCCTGCAGCGCCCGGTTCAGCAGCGGGTTGCCGGCCTGGCCTTCCAGCCGCTTGTACGCGTCACCGGCCTTGCCGTCGTGGGCGACCAGCGGGTTCGGGTCGAAGCTCGGGAAGGACGCCATGGCGAGGATCCCGCCGGTGTTCGGGTCCAGCGCCACCACCGCGCCCGACTTCGCGTCGAGCTTGTTGTTCGCCAGCTCCTTGTACGCGGTGTCCTGGGCGGTCTTCGACAGCGTCAGCGTCACGTTGCCACCGGCGGTGTGCGAGCCGGTGAAGATGTCGCGCAGCCGGTCGGCGAAGAGCTTGTCGGAGCTGCCGGAGAGGAAGTCGTTCTCCAGCTGCTCCACCCCGGTCGCCGTGCCGTTGACCGGCTTGTAGCCGATGACGTGCGCGTACGCGGCGCCGTTGGGGTAGCTGCGCAGGTACTTCAGGTTGCCCTTGGTGGCCTCGGAGACCGCGATCGGCTTGCTGCCGGGGTTGCTCACCATGATGTAGCCGCGCTGGCGGTCGTACTCGTCGATCTGCACGCGGCCGTTGTAGGGGCTGGTCCGGTAGTCGTTGCCCTTGTACGCCTGGACCCAGTTCAGGTTGGCGAAGAGCAGGCCGAACAGCACCATCACGACCACGCCGACGCGTCGCAGAGGGGCGTTCACCGGCGTACACCTCCCGTCGATGCGGGCGTGCGCGCCGCGTCTGAGATCCGCAGCAGCAGCGCCACCAGCAGCCAGTTGGCCACCAGCGACGAGCCGCCCGCGGACAGGAACGGCGTGGTCTGCCCCGTCAGCGGGATCAGCTTGCTCACCCCACCGATGATCACGAACACCTGCAACGCCAGCGTGAACGCCAGGCCACCGGCCAGCAGCTTGCCGAAGGAGTCGCGCACGGCCAGCGCGGCGCGCAGGCCGCGGGACACCACGAGGAGGTACAGCGCCAGCATGGCGGTGAGGCCGAACAGGCCGATCTCCTCGCCCATGCCGGCGAAGATGAAGTCGTTGCGCACCTCGGGCACCAGCAGCGGGTTGCCCGCGCCGGGGCCGGTGCCGAACATGCCGCCGGTGCCCAGGCCGAGCATGGACTGGACGAGCTGGTAGCCGCGGTCGTACGGCTCGGCGAAGGGGTCCAGCCAGATCTCGACGCGCTGGCCGAAGTTGGTGAACGGACCGCCCACCGCGCCGGCCAGCACGTATGCCAGCACCGCGCCGCCGAAGAACAGCACCAGACCGATGATCAGCCAGCTGACCCGTTCGGTGGCGATGTAGAGCGTCACCACGAACATGCCGAAGTACAGCAGCGAGGTGCCCAGGTCCTTCTCGAAGATGAGGACCAGGAGGCTCATCGCCCAGACCACGATGACCGGGCCCAGGTCGCGCCCGCGCGGGAAGTCGATGCCGAGGAAGCGGCGGCTGGCCAGGGCCAGCACCTCGCGCTTGCGGACCAGGTAGTAGGCGAAGAAGGCCAGCAGCATGAGCTTGGCGAACTCACCGGGCTGGATGGCGAAGAAGCCGCCGAACCGGATCCACAGCTTGGCGCCGTTGACCTCGGAGACGCTGCCCGGCAGCACGGCCGGCAGCAGCACCAGGACGATGCCGGCCAGGCCGAGCGTCCAGGCGAACTTGGAGACCTCGCGGTGGTCGCGGACGAACCACAGCAGCAGCATCGCGCCGGTGACCGCGATCAGCGTCCAGAGCAGCTGCTTGCCGCCGTCCCCCGCGAAGATCGCGAGCTCGGGCCGGTCGTCGATCTTGGCCCGGCCCAGGTCGAGCCGGCGCAGGAAGGCCACGCCGAGCCCGTTGAGCAGGGCCACGGTGGGCACCAGCACCGGGTCGGCGAACGGCGCGCGCAGCCGGATGACCACGTGCAGCGCCAGGAACACGGCGGTCAGCACGCCCGCCGGGTACCAGAAGTCCATCGTGACCGTGTCGAGCATGTTCGCCTCGACCGCCGCCAGGTAACCGGCGACCATGGCCATAGCGAGCAGGAGCAGCCACAACTCGGTGCGGCGCACGCTGCGGGCCGCCGGATCCAGGCGCAGCACCGACGGCTTCGGCGCCGCCGGCGTCTCGGGGACGGCCGCGGCTGCTGCGGGAGGGGCGGTATGGGGGGTGGTCACGACGTCCTCATGCTCAATTCGGCCGGCAGGGCACCGGACTCGGCACCACCGGCTCGCTGGGCGGGCTGCTCGCGTCGGCGGCCGGGGTGGCCGACGGCGTGACCCCGGGCGACGGCGTGGCCGACGGCGAGGGGTCGGCCGAACTCGGGCAGCTGGGCAGGATGTTCATGTTGGCCGGATCGTCGCGGATCAGGTTCTCCAGCCGGGAGACCGCGTCGGCCTCGTTGTCGGCCTGGATCCCCTTGCGCACCTGCTCCTGCGCGACGGTGGTGAGGTCGTCCAGCGTGACTTCGCTGACCTGCTCCGCCTGGGAGAGGTCGAAGCCCGCGATCTGGCCCGGCACGCCGCGGAATATCGCCACCTGCCCGGCCTCGGTCGCGCCGATGTAGTACCGCGACTGGGAGTAGTCCCAGGCGAACCAGACACCGGTGCCGAGCACCACGAGCAGGCCGAGCACGAGCAGCCCGGCACGCACCGGGTGCCGGGCGCGCCGCGCCGCCGGTTCCGCCGCCGGGACCGGCGGCTCGGCCGCGGCGGGCCGCGGCGTGGCGGTCAGCGCCGAGGCGCGGGCCGCCGGGGTCGACTCGACCTGCGCCTCGCTGGTGTTCCCGCGATCGCGGGCCGCGGCGCCGCCCACCACGGGCGCCTGCTCGACGATGTCCTCGTCGGTGGCGTCCGCGATGATCACGGTGATGTTGTCCGGCCCGCCGCCCCGCAGTGCGAGCGCGATCAGGCGCTCCACGCAGGCCGTCGGGTCGACGTACTCCCGCATGGTCTGCCCGATGGTGTCCGCGCTGACCACGCCCGACAGGCCGTCGGAGCAGATGAGGTAGCGGTCACCGGGGTGCACCGGCCGGACCGTGTAGTCCGGCTCGATGTCGCGCCCGTCCATCGCGCGGGTGAGCAGCGAGCGCTGGGGATGGCTGCTGGCCTCCTCCGCGCTGATGCGACCCTCGTCCACCAGCATCTGGACGTACGTGTCGTCCTTGGTGATCTGGTTGAACTCGCCGTCGCGCAGGAGGTAGGCCCGCGAGTCGCCGATGTGGGCCATGCCCAGTTTGGAGCCGGTGAAGAGCATCGCGGTCAGGGTGGTGCCCATACCCTCCAGGTGGGGGTTGGCATCCACGGTGTCGCGAAGCTGCTGGTTGGCGAGGTTGACGGCCGACCGGAGGGCGTCGACGATCGCATCGCCGGGGACGTCCTCGTCGAGCGGGGCCATGGCGCCGATGACGATGTTGCTGGCGACGTCACCGGCGGCCATGCCGCCCATGCCGTCGGCAACGGCGAGCAGCCGCGGCCCAGCGTAGACGGAGTCCTGGTTTCCGTCTCGGATGAGGCCGCGGTCACTGCGGGCCGCGTAGCGCAGGATGATTGTCATGGCCGTAATTCGAGGGACGTGCGGCCGATGCGAATCGGCACGCCGAGGGGTACGGGAGTAGGTCCGCTCACCTTGCTGCGGTCCAGATACGTGCCGTTGGTCGAGCCGAGGTCCTCCACCATCCACTGCCCGTCCCGGGGGACCAGGCGGGCGTGGCGGGCGGAGGCGTAGTCGTCGGTGATGACGAGTGTGGAGTCCTCCGCCCGGCCGATGGTGATCGGCGCCTCGCCCAGCGTGATCTTGGTGCCGGCGAGCGAGCCCGCCGTGACCACCAAGGTGTGCGCGGCCCGGCCTTTTTTGACCTTGGCCGGGCGCGCGCTGCCCGCCGCCTGCGCGGCCCCCGCGACTCCGCGGGGCGCGGCGACCAGCCGACTCGTACGCGAGCCGGCGAACAGATCCCGTCGGATGACCCCGACCACCGTGAACACGAAGATCCACAGCAGCACGAGGAAGCCGAACCGGGCGGCGGTGAGAACGATTTCGGGCAAGGCCGATCAGCCGTCCACGCGGAACGTCAGGGTCGTGGTGCCGATCTGGATCATGTCGCCGGGGTTCAGGGCGACCGCGGAGACCCGCTGGCCGTTGACCATCGTCCCGTTGGTCGACCCGAGATCGGTCAGCACCACCTGGGCGCCGTCGAAGTCCAGCCGGGCGTGTCGCCGCGAGATGCCGACGTCGGGCAGGCGCAGGTTGGCCTGGTCCCCACGACCGATCGTGGTCGACCCGATGGCCAGCGGGAACGTGCGCCCGTCACCGGAGACCAGGCGGATGTTGCGGGCACCGCCGCCACCCGGCGGTGGGCCTGCCTGCTGGCCGCCGTACGGCGGGTACTGCGGCGGGGCCTCGTAGCTCGCCTGCGGCGCCTGGTCGGCCGTGTAGACCTCGGCCGAGACCCGGAACATGCCCGTGTCCAGCCCGTCTCCACGCTCGATCTCGACGATCACGTCGCCGTAGACCGTCCAGGCCTGCTCGCCGATGAACTCGGCCTGCGACTGCGCCAACTCCTGAGCCAGCGCGGCCGCGTACGGCGCCAGCCGGCTGTGGTCGTACGGAGAGAGATCGATCACATAGCGGTTCGGCACGAGCGTGCGCCCACCAACCAGGATCGCCTTGTGAGCTTCTGCCTCACGCTGCATGGCATTCAGGATCTCCACAGGGTGGACGACCCCCTTGAATACCTTCGCGAAGGCGCCCTCAACCAGGCCTTCCAGGCGTTTCTCGAAGCGTTGCAACACGCTCACCGGTCCTCCTCGGGTTCCGAGGACATGATGTTATCTGCCCTCCACTCCCGCGTCTTCGCCCAATACGTCCGCCGTTGCCGACGCCACGCCAGCATGACGACCATCCTTGCCTCCGATTTCACCCATGGCCAGGTGGTCGTGTTAGTGTTCTCCCCGCAACGCCGACCGGGATAACCGGTTGGTGAGGCGGGGCAGGCATAGCGTAAGCTGTGCCAGCACGCAACGGGAGGTGACTCCCGGGCGAGCCGCCGGGACTGCTAAAGTTCCTGCACACGCCGCGGGGAAGTGGCGGAATGGCAGACGCGCACGGTTCAGGTCCGTGTGCCCGAAAGGGCGTGGGGGTTCAACTCCCCCCTTCCCCACCAGCAAGAAGAGGTCTCCTCCGGGAGACCTCTTCTTTTTGTCTCGACTCCGCAACGGCTGCCCGACTGTCGGCGGTTACCCAGGAAGATCGCTGTTTCCGGTCAGAACCGCCTCACCCCCACCTCACCTCGACCCCAAAGATCACAATCTGGTGTCGGCGGCCGGACGTGAGGAAGGGCACCTCCGAAAGGTGCCCTTCCTCACCTCATGGCGTGGCGAGGGCCTCGGTCGGCGAGAGCCGGGAGGCGCGGACGGCCGGGTAGAGGCCGGCCAGGCCGCCGATCACCAGCGTCGCGACCAGACCGCCGAGCATCGCCCAGGCCGGAACCACCGTCGGCCAGCCCTGATAGGCCGCATATCCCGACGTCACCGCGATGCCCAGCAGCACCCCGCCGACCCCGCCCAGTGCGGACAGCAGCAGCGACTCGGCCAGGAACTGCAGCCGGACCTGCCCCCGGGTTGCGCCGAGCGAGCGCCGCAATCCGATCTCGGCCCGTCGCTCCAGCACCGAGATGACCATCGTGTTGGCCACCCCGACCCCGCCGACCAGCAGCGCCACCGCGCCCAGGCCCAGCAGCAGCCCGGTGAACGCCTGGTTGGCGGCCTGCTTGGCCTGCAGCGCGTCGGACGGCCGCGACACGTCGACCTCGTTCGGGGCCTCCGGGTTCGCGGTCGCCGCGAGAACTCCCTGCACCGCCGCGACGGCCGACTCCACCGAGCGGGTGTAGACGGTCGTCGGGTGCCCGTCGAAGGCGAGCCGGTCCGCCGCGACCGGCCAGCCGACCAGCACCGACGCGTCCAGTTCGGGTGCCAGCGGCACCCGCTCCAGCACGCCCACCACGGTGAAGCGCCGGCCGCCGACCATGATCTGGGTGTCCGGGCCGACCGCGCCGATGCCGAGCCGGGCAGCCGTGTCCGCCCCGATCACCGCCGCCGGGTAGCGCTCGGTGGCCGCGTTCAGCCAGGTCCCGGCCCGCAGTTTCGCGCCGACCGTGTCCATCAGGTCGAGCCGGGCGGCGTACACGGCCAGTCCGTTGGTCTGCGCCGCGGGGATGCGGTCCGACCGGTAGACCTTGGCGCCGTCGACCTTGCCGATCGCCGACACCTGCTCCACCGGGGCGATCCGGGAGATCATGGCGACCGACTCCACCGGTAGCTGCGCGTCCCCGCCGAACATGGTCCGGCCCGGGGTGACCGTGAGCAGGTTGGTGCCCAGCGCGTCCAGGGTGCGGTCCAGTTCGGCCCGCGAGGACGAGGAGATGCCGACCACGGCGATCATCGCCGCGATGCCGATCGCGATGCCCAGGGCCGACAGGAACGCCCGTACCGGCCGGGTGCGCAGCCCCACTCCCCCGACGCGGAGCACGTCGCGGGGTCGCATCCGGGCCGGGTGCAGCCTGGGCAGGGCGGGGGCCGTCATCGCGCCCTCCCGCCGGTGCCCAGAGCGTGCTCCGCCGACCGCGGAGCCGCACCGAGGACCGGATGACCGGACGTGGCCGCGGAAAGGACTGCGACTGCCGGGCCGTTGTCGGCGACCACCTTGCCGTCGCGCATCTGCACCTGGCGGGGCACCCCCGCGGCGATCTCCCGGTCGTGGGTGATGATCACTACGGTGGTGCCCGCGGCATGCAACTCGTGCAGCAGCGCCATGATCCCCGCGCCGGAGGCGGAGTCCAGGTTGCCGGTGGGCTCGTCGGCCAGCAGCAGCGGCGGGTTGCCGACCACCGCCCGGGCGATGGCGACGCGCTGGCGCTCGCCGCCCGACAGC contains these protein-coding regions:
- a CDS encoding FHA domain-containing protein FhaB/FipA, whose protein sequence is MPEIVLTAARFGFLVLLWIFVFTVVGVIRRDLFAGSRTSRLVAAPRGVAGAAQAAGSARPAKVKKGRAAHTLVVTAGSLAGTKITLGEAPITIGRAEDSTLVITDDYASARHARLVPRDGQWMVEDLGSTNGTYLDRSKVSGPTPVPLGVPIRIGRTSLELRP
- a CDS encoding FtsW/RodA/SpoVE family cell cycle protein, with translation MAMVAGYLAAVEANMLDTVTMDFWYPAGVLTAVFLALHVVIRLRAPFADPVLVPTVALLNGLGVAFLRRLDLGRAKIDDRPELAIFAGDGGKQLLWTLIAVTGAMLLLWFVRDHREVSKFAWTLGLAGIVLVLLPAVLPGSVSEVNGAKLWIRFGGFFAIQPGEFAKLMLLAFFAYYLVRKREVLALASRRFLGIDFPRGRDLGPVIVVWAMSLLVLIFEKDLGTSLLYFGMFVVTLYIATERVSWLIIGLVLFFGGAVLAYVLAGAVGGPFTNFGQRVEIWLDPFAEPYDRGYQLVQSMLGLGTGGMFGTGPGAGNPLLVPEVRNDFIFAGMGEEIGLFGLTAMLALYLLVVSRGLRAALAVRDSFGKLLAGGLAFTLALQVFVIIGGVSKLIPLTGQTTPFLSAGGSSLVANWLLVALLLRISDAARTPASTGGVRR
- a CDS encoding peptidoglycan D,D-transpeptidase FtsI family protein; its protein translation is MNAPLRRVGVVVMVLFGLLFANLNWVQAYKGNDYRTSPYNGRVQIDEYDRQRGYIMVSNPGSKPIAVSEATKGNLKYLRSYPNGAAYAHVIGYKPVNGTATGVEQLENDFLSGSSDKLFADRLRDIFTGSHTAGGNVTLTLSKTAQDTAYKELANNKLDAKSGAVVALDPNTGGILAMASFPSFDPNPLVAHDGKAGDAYKRLEGQAGNPLLNRALQETYPPASTFKVLVSAAALSANRNPDTPLQAGPGYQAPGTSHIIRNATPSTCPQEQMTLKEALTVSCNTAFARLGVELGAQRLNDTARAFGFYDNSLRVGNLSATDRGLRVSESVLGPLTTSSGGDDKPNIAISSIGLNEVRVTPLQNAMVAAAIANDCSQMRPYLVERLVGPDLTTGLYAAAPKELRRSCTASEAAQLREMMVSVVENGTGKKAQIDGYVVGGKTGTGTADEEANAGSDGWFIGFAMKDGRPVAAVAVILDDAGKGGSGEAARIAGLVMQGVIKDKGGK
- a CDS encoding PP2C family protein-serine/threonine phosphatase; this encodes MTIILRYAARSDRGLIRDGNQDSVYAGPRLLAVADGMGGMAAGDVASNIVIGAMAPLDEDVPGDAIVDALRSAVNLANQQLRDTVDANPHLEGMGTTLTAMLFTGSKLGMAHIGDSRAYLLRDGEFNQITKDDTYVQMLVDEGRISAEEASSHPQRSLLTRAMDGRDIEPDYTVRPVHPGDRYLICSDGLSGVVSADTIGQTMREYVDPTACVERLIALALRGGGPDNITVIIADATDEDIVEQAPVVGGAAARDRGNTSEAQVESTPAARASALTATPRPAAAEPPVPAAEPAARRARHPVRAGLLVLGLLVVLGTGVWFAWDYSQSRYYIGATEAGQVAIFRGVPGQIAGFDLSQAEQVSEVTLDDLTTVAQEQVRKGIQADNEADAVSRLENLIRDDPANMNILPSCPSSADPSPSATPSPGVTPSATPAADASSPPSEPVVPSPVPCRPN
- a CDS encoding ABC transporter permease, which gives rise to MTAPALPRLHPARMRPRDVLRVGGVGLRTRPVRAFLSALGIAIGIAAMIAVVGISSSSRAELDRTLDALGTNLLTVTPGRTMFGGDAQLPVESVAMISRIAPVEQVSAIGKVDGAKVYRSDRIPAAQTNGLAVYAARLDLMDTVGAKLRAGTWLNAATERYPAAVIGADTAARLGIGAVGPDTQIMVGGRRFTVVGVLERVPLAPELDASVLVGWPVAADRLAFDGHPTTVYTRSVESAVAAVQGVLAATANPEAPNEVDVSRPSDALQAKQAANQAFTGLLLGLGAVALLVGGVGVANTMVISVLERRAEIGLRRSLGATRGQVRLQFLAESLLLSALGGVGGVLLGIAVTSGYAAYQGWPTVVPAWAMLGGLVATLVIGGLAGLYPAVRASRLSPTEALATP
- a CDS encoding FhaA domain-containing protein; translation: MSVLQRFEKRLEGLVEGAFAKVFKGVVHPVEILNAMQREAEAHKAILVGGRTLVPNRYVIDLSPYDHSRLAPYAAALAQELAQSQAEFIGEQAWTVYGDVIVEIERGDGLDTGMFRVSAEVYTADQAPQASYEAPPQYPPYGGQQAGPPPGGGGARNIRLVSGDGRTFPLAIGSTTIGRGDQANLRLPDVGISRRHARLDFDGAQVVLTDLGSTNGTMVNGQRVSAVALNPGDMIQIGTTTLTFRVDG